Proteins from one Ramlibacter sp. PS4R-6 genomic window:
- a CDS encoding undecaprenyl-diphosphate phosphatase yields MDLVLLAKAAVMGVVEGLTEFLPISSTGHLILAGALLGFDDEKAKVFDIAIQTGAILAVIIVYWQKIRETLVQLPSQEKAQRFALNVLIAFIPAVVLGLLFGKAIKAHLFNAWVVATTFIVGGFIILWAERRQQATARIQDVDDMRWTDALKVGLVQCLAMIPGTSRSGATIIGGMFLGLSRKAATDFSFYLAIPTLIGAGAYSLFKERASLTAADLPMFLVGLVFSFLFAWLCVRWLLRYISTHSFTPFAWYRIAFGIVVLATALTGTVHWAD; encoded by the coding sequence GTGGATCTGGTGTTGCTGGCCAAGGCGGCCGTCATGGGCGTCGTCGAGGGCCTCACCGAATTCCTCCCCATCTCCAGCACCGGCCACCTCATCCTTGCGGGCGCACTGCTGGGCTTCGACGACGAGAAGGCCAAGGTCTTCGACATCGCGATCCAGACCGGCGCCATCCTCGCGGTGATCATCGTGTACTGGCAGAAGATCCGCGAGACGCTGGTGCAACTGCCTTCACAGGAGAAGGCCCAGCGCTTCGCGCTGAACGTGCTCATCGCCTTCATCCCCGCCGTGGTACTGGGCCTGCTCTTCGGCAAGGCGATCAAGGCGCACCTGTTCAACGCCTGGGTGGTGGCGACCACCTTCATCGTCGGCGGCTTCATCATCCTGTGGGCCGAGCGGCGCCAGCAGGCCACCGCGCGCATCCAGGACGTGGACGACATGCGCTGGACCGACGCGCTGAAGGTGGGCCTGGTGCAGTGCCTGGCGATGATCCCGGGCACGAGCCGCAGCGGCGCCACCATCATCGGCGGCATGTTCCTGGGGCTGTCGCGCAAGGCGGCCACCGACTTCTCGTTCTACCTCGCGATCCCGACGCTGATCGGCGCCGGCGCGTACAGCCTGTTCAAGGAGCGTGCGTCGCTCACGGCGGCCGACCTGCCGATGTTCCTCGTCGGCCTGGTGTTCTCGTTCCTCTTCGCGTGGCTGTGCGTGCGCTGGCTGCTGCGCTACATCTCCACGCACAGCTTCACGCCGTTCGCCTGGTACCGCATCGCTTTCGGGATCGTGGTGCTGGCCACCGCGCTCACCGGGACCGTGCATTGGGCCGACTGA
- a CDS encoding 2TM domain-containing protein: MPAPQLSPEEIERLAHKRASAKMGWYIHACVYICVNGLFLARGLFVDGARPWNIYPAMGWGLGLALHFLSVFVLGKGSGLRQQLVEREREKILREQNRP; this comes from the coding sequence ATGCCCGCTCCCCAGCTGTCCCCCGAAGAAATCGAACGCCTGGCGCACAAGCGCGCCTCGGCCAAGATGGGGTGGTACATCCACGCGTGCGTCTACATCTGCGTCAACGGCCTGTTCCTCGCGCGCGGCCTGTTCGTGGACGGCGCGCGGCCCTGGAACATCTACCCCGCCATGGGCTGGGGCCTGGGCCTGGCGCTGCACTTCCTGTCGGTGTTCGTGCTCGGGAAAGGCTCGGGCCTGCGCCAGCAGCTGGTCGAGCGCGAGCGCGAGAAGATCCTGCGCGAGCAGAACCGTCCCTAG
- a CDS encoding alpha/beta hydrolase, whose amino-acid sequence MQTTQALTAFRAPSLGLLATEPLRAALDYCASRVASVPKPQGDGHPVIVYPGLGGGAITTSHLRRFLKDCNFSVHDWEGGVNTGPEGVFDDWLGSLEERVQQLHALHGRKVSLIGWSLGGVYARELAKRSPQSVRQVITLGTPFNALAHGNHAGTVFKILNRDRAHLPPDMQERISDCPPVPTTSVYSKSDGIVCWQGCIEKRGPASESVEVHASHLGMVTHPQVLRIIANRLAQPEGTWRPLKRRERLGRA is encoded by the coding sequence ATGCAAACGACTCAAGCGCTCACCGCCTTCCGCGCGCCTTCGCTCGGCCTTCTCGCGACCGAGCCGCTGCGCGCCGCGCTCGACTATTGCGCATCCCGCGTCGCCTCGGTACCCAAGCCCCAGGGTGACGGCCATCCGGTCATCGTCTACCCGGGACTGGGTGGCGGCGCGATCACCACGTCGCACCTGCGCCGCTTCCTGAAGGATTGCAACTTCTCCGTGCACGACTGGGAGGGCGGCGTGAACACCGGCCCCGAAGGCGTGTTCGACGACTGGCTCGGCTCACTCGAAGAGCGCGTCCAGCAACTGCACGCGCTGCACGGCCGCAAGGTCAGCCTCATCGGCTGGAGCCTGGGCGGTGTGTACGCCCGCGAGCTCGCCAAGCGCAGCCCGCAATCGGTGCGGCAGGTGATCACGCTGGGCACGCCGTTCAACGCACTCGCGCACGGCAACCATGCCGGCACGGTCTTCAAGATCCTCAACCGCGACCGCGCGCACCTGCCGCCGGACATGCAGGAACGCATCAGCGACTGCCCGCCGGTGCCCACGACCTCGGTCTACAGCAAGTCCGACGGCATCGTCTGCTGGCAAGGCTGCATCGAAAAGCGCGGCCCCGCTTCCGAAAGCGTGGAGGTGCACGCCAGCCACCTGGGCATGGTGACCCACCCGCAAGTGCTGCGCATCATCGCCAACCGTCTCGCGCAGCCCGAGGGCACGTGGCGGCCGCTCAAGCGCCGCGAGCGCCTCGGCCGCGCCTAG
- a CDS encoding CAP domain-containing protein translates to MQYRYLALSCATALSLALAACGGGGDSTAAVATQPVSGATDPNAPAVTGDTATDAINRFNWRRQQIGLLAVSRNAAIDRAAQAHSNYQGLNNTITHFEEAGKAGFTGAGAADRLQAAGYSLSASAGYAYGEVIASQGGTQGVVAADDLIGAIYHRFIVFEPMFKEAGAGSGTAAGGGLTYVTIDFAANGLDRILSRGNVAVYPFNGQSDVPASVNSDQESPDPVPGQNRVGYPVSVHGNLGSTLTVQALTITPRGGAALATRLLTHATDGNTPTSAAAAIPLSALVPGTTYDVHFTGTVDGVAVARNWSFSAQ, encoded by the coding sequence ATGCAGTATCGGTACCTCGCCCTCTCCTGTGCCACCGCACTCTCGCTCGCACTCGCCGCATGCGGCGGCGGCGGTGACTCCACTGCCGCAGTCGCCACGCAGCCGGTCAGCGGTGCCACCGATCCCAACGCGCCCGCGGTCACGGGCGACACGGCCACCGACGCGATCAACCGCTTCAACTGGCGGCGCCAGCAGATCGGCCTGCTGGCGGTGTCGCGCAACGCCGCGATCGACCGCGCAGCGCAGGCCCACTCCAACTACCAGGGCCTGAACAACACCATCACGCACTTCGAGGAAGCCGGCAAGGCGGGCTTCACGGGCGCAGGCGCAGCGGACCGCTTGCAGGCTGCGGGCTACTCGCTGTCGGCCAGCGCGGGCTACGCGTACGGCGAGGTCATCGCAAGCCAGGGCGGCACGCAGGGCGTGGTCGCGGCCGACGACCTGATCGGCGCCATCTACCACCGCTTCATCGTCTTCGAGCCGATGTTCAAGGAAGCCGGCGCGGGGTCCGGCACGGCCGCAGGCGGCGGCCTGACCTACGTCACCATCGATTTCGCGGCCAACGGGCTGGACCGCATCCTGTCGCGCGGCAACGTGGCGGTGTACCCGTTCAACGGGCAGTCCGACGTGCCCGCCAGCGTGAACAGCGACCAGGAGTCGCCCGACCCCGTCCCCGGCCAGAACCGCGTGGGCTACCCCGTGAGCGTGCACGGCAACCTGGGCTCCACGCTCACCGTGCAGGCGCTCACGATCACCCCGCGCGGGGGCGCCGCGCTGGCCACGCGCCTCCTGACGCACGCCACCGACGGCAACACGCCCACGTCGGCGGCTGCGGCGATCCCGCTGTCGGCGCTGGTCCCGGGTACCACCTATGACGTGCATTTCACCGGCACGGTGGACGGCGTGGCCGTCGCGCGCAACTGGTCGTTCAGCGCGCAGTAA
- a CDS encoding DUF2306 domain-containing protein, translating into MAFSPLIAVHMTAALLAVATGPVALWARKGTQQRPKLHRAFGYAWVTLMVITAVSAVFIQVSDLPTLAGFSPIHLLVPVTFAGLAYAFYALAKGDIAAHRLTMQRLYYGACVVAGAFTLMPKRFLGHLVWSQLGLI; encoded by the coding sequence ATGGCCTTCAGCCCCCTCATCGCCGTCCACATGACCGCCGCCCTGCTGGCGGTGGCCACGGGCCCGGTTGCGCTGTGGGCCCGCAAGGGCACGCAGCAGCGCCCGAAACTGCACCGCGCCTTCGGCTACGCCTGGGTGACCCTGATGGTGATCACCGCCGTCTCGGCGGTCTTCATCCAGGTGTCCGACCTGCCGACCCTTGCCGGCTTCTCGCCCATCCACCTGCTCGTGCCCGTGACGTTCGCCGGCCTGGCCTACGCCTTCTACGCGCTGGCCAAGGGCGACATCGCCGCGCACCGCCTGACCATGCAGCGCCTGTACTACGGCGCGTGCGTCGTCGCCGGCGCGTTCACCCTGATGCCCAAGCGCTTCCTCGGCCACTTGGTGTGGTCGCAGCTCGGGCTGATCTGA
- a CDS encoding proteasome-type protease has translation MTYCVGIKLNAGLVFLSDSRTNAGVDNISTYRKMIVYEKPGDRFMVLLSAGNLSISQSVREILQVEQLKEGNDETLTIWNAKSMFDAARVLGNAVRHVYDRDAKSLERAGVEFNVNLIFGGQIRGEGMRLFQVYSAGNFIEATAETPYFQVGEYKYGKPVLDRVITPDTPLDEAAKCALVSMDSTMKSNLSVGPPLDLVVYQVNAFQTDQVVCIDSANPYYRMLHTSWGQKLREVFDSLEDPVWDDKHTDIPLKSAGRTPPLKKITRPDERLI, from the coding sequence ATGACCTATTGCGTCGGCATCAAGCTCAATGCGGGGCTCGTGTTCCTGTCCGATTCGCGCACCAATGCGGGCGTGGACAACATCAGTACCTACCGCAAGATGATCGTCTACGAGAAGCCGGGCGACCGCTTCATGGTGCTGCTGTCCGCCGGCAACCTGAGCATCTCGCAGTCGGTGCGCGAGATCCTGCAGGTCGAGCAGCTGAAGGAAGGCAACGACGAGACGCTCACGATCTGGAACGCCAAGAGCATGTTCGATGCCGCGCGCGTGCTGGGCAACGCGGTGCGCCACGTGTACGACCGCGACGCCAAGTCGCTGGAGCGCGCGGGCGTGGAGTTCAACGTCAACCTGATCTTCGGCGGCCAGATCCGCGGCGAAGGCATGCGCCTGTTCCAGGTGTACTCGGCGGGCAACTTCATCGAGGCCACGGCGGAGACGCCCTACTTCCAGGTCGGCGAGTACAAGTACGGCAAGCCGGTGCTCGACCGCGTGATCACGCCCGACACGCCGCTGGACGAAGCCGCCAAGTGCGCGCTGGTGTCCATGGACTCGACGATGAAGTCCAACCTGTCGGTGGGCCCGCCGCTGGACCTCGTGGTCTACCAGGTCAATGCCTTCCAGACCGACCAGGTCGTCTGCATCGATTCGGCCAACCCCTACTACCGCATGCTGCACACCAGCTGGGGGCAGAAGCTGCGCGAGGTGTTCGACAGCCTGGAAGACCCGGTGTGGGACGACAAGCACACCGACATCCCGCTGAAGTCGGCTGGCCGCACCCCGCCGCTGAAAAAAATCACACGCCCGGACGAACGCCTGATCTGA
- a CDS encoding dienelactone hydrolase family protein, translating to MGRLIAFLLALLAGAAQAEPVEFPSADGKLQLQGEWYRAKGTAPRPAVLALHGCNGMRDAQGRVDLSRRRYAAYFNAEGMHVLALDSFTPRGLRSICATPERQRTVNEEDRRRDVYSALQWLAAQPGVDATKLAIVGWSHGAQAVLSSLDATEQLVQSQPVKPRVAVAFYPGCIKFNRMLRYELAAPLLVLIGEADDWTPSAPCVQLHSRLGGSGAMPFELKVYPGAYHGFDGTAPVTVHEGLGNVRFGKAHVGGDPEARAQSHARMFEFLSAQFGQPLLLSHDERLQLKAKPAR from the coding sequence TTGGGCCGACTGATCGCGTTCCTTCTCGCGCTGCTGGCCGGCGCGGCGCAGGCGGAGCCGGTCGAGTTTCCTTCCGCCGACGGCAAGCTGCAGTTGCAAGGCGAGTGGTACCGCGCCAAGGGCACGGCGCCGCGGCCGGCGGTCCTCGCGCTGCACGGCTGCAACGGCATGCGCGATGCGCAGGGGCGCGTGGACTTGTCGCGGCGCCGCTACGCGGCGTATTTCAATGCGGAAGGCATGCACGTGCTGGCGCTCGACAGCTTCACGCCGCGCGGGCTGCGCTCGATCTGCGCAACGCCGGAACGCCAGCGCACGGTGAACGAGGAAGACAGGCGGCGCGACGTGTACTCGGCGCTGCAATGGCTGGCGGCGCAGCCGGGCGTCGACGCGACGAAGCTCGCCATCGTGGGCTGGTCGCACGGGGCGCAAGCGGTGCTCAGTTCGCTCGATGCGACCGAACAGCTTGTACAGTCCCAGCCCGTGAAGCCGCGCGTGGCGGTGGCGTTCTACCCGGGCTGCATCAAGTTCAACCGCATGCTGCGCTACGAACTGGCCGCGCCGCTGCTGGTCCTGATCGGCGAGGCCGACGACTGGACACCCTCGGCACCGTGCGTGCAGCTTCATAGCCGACTCGGCGGCTCGGGTGCGATGCCGTTCGAGCTGAAGGTCTACCCGGGCGCGTACCACGGCTTCGACGGCACGGCGCCCGTCACGGTCCACGAAGGTCTGGGCAACGTGAGGTTCGGCAAGGCGCACGTGGGGGGTGACCCGGAAGCGCGGGCGCAGTCGCATGCGCGCATGTTCGAGTTCCTGTCGGCCCAGTTCGGGCAGCCGCTGCTGCTCTCGCACGACGAGCGGCTGCAGCTGAAGGCAAAGCCGGCGCGCTAG
- a CDS encoding DUF6622 family protein, whose protein sequence is MLIPMLIDHPQVIGPVLRGTPGWVWGLLAALVALGVTQLRDRQASLVRVSIMPVAMTGFAIWGLVGAFSAASAFGYMMIAWMLVAAVVFAGIAMTAAPKGTEYDAAQRTFFLPGSWVPLALILAVFLTRYVVNIDIAMQPSLKQDGSYMAVVAGIYGISTGLFVGRAARLWRLAAERSGFGFLLQRDPW, encoded by the coding sequence ATGTTGATTCCCATGCTCATCGACCACCCGCAAGTCATTGGCCCCGTGCTGCGCGGCACGCCCGGCTGGGTCTGGGGGCTCCTCGCCGCCCTCGTCGCCCTCGGCGTCACTCAATTGCGCGACCGCCAGGCCAGCCTGGTGCGCGTTTCCATCATGCCCGTGGCGATGACCGGCTTCGCCATCTGGGGGCTGGTCGGCGCGTTCTCCGCGGCGTCGGCCTTCGGCTACATGATGATCGCGTGGATGCTCGTCGCCGCCGTCGTCTTCGCGGGCATCGCGATGACCGCGGCGCCCAAGGGCACCGAGTACGACGCCGCGCAGCGCACCTTCTTCCTGCCCGGCAGCTGGGTGCCGCTGGCGCTGATCCTCGCCGTCTTCCTCACGCGCTACGTCGTGAACATCGACATCGCCATGCAGCCCTCGCTCAAGCAGGATGGCAGCTACATGGCCGTGGTCGCCGGCATCTACGGCATCTCCACGGGCCTGTTCGTCGGCCGCGCCGCGCGCCTGTGGCGCCTGGCGGCCGAGCGCTCGGGCTTCGGCTTCCTGCTGCAGCGCGACCCGTGGTGA
- a CDS encoding M20/M25/M40 family metallo-hydrolase — protein MKRVVAAICAALLVACSAVPGGPAPAPAVRIDPAALLAHIETLASGRFGGRRPGTEGEELTVAYLADTFRRYGLAPGNPDGTYVQEVPITGIRSTVTASIAVGGGRIDWEPRRDFAGGSAQPREHVAVGASELVFVGHGIVAPEYGWDDYKQADVRGKTVVYLLGEPAFRPDRRTYYTTRDHRRRMALERGAVASIAVHELQRAGGVPFSAFASQVGTERPVLMPAAQQELQVELVVPVERVRELFARAGHDFEALHAAAQRRDFAPVRLGAAVDFDVRSTLRTFTSRNVVARVEGRDPRLKGDVVIYTAHWDHLGAAAAGGIYHGALDNASGTAAILEIARVFAALPQAPPRTVLFIATTAEESGLLGAKHYVAHPFFPLARTVAALNLDILNVWGRTEDFQVPGLGDSEIDDALHLAAALRGLRVVADRTPEALSYYRVDAFEFARAGVPVAHIRTGYDFIGKPADHRQQTVGAYVAKDYHQVSDTVRADWDMVGAAEHAEFGFAVGWRLAQGGPLPQWRPGAEFRRR, from the coding sequence ATGAAACGCGTGGTGGCCGCAATTTGCGCGGCCTTGCTGGTTGCGTGCAGTGCGGTGCCGGGCGGGCCGGCGCCGGCGCCGGCGGTGCGCATCGACCCGGCCGCGCTCCTGGCCCACATCGAAACACTGGCGTCCGGGCGTTTCGGCGGACGCCGGCCGGGCACCGAGGGCGAGGAGCTCACGGTGGCCTACCTGGCCGACACCTTCCGGCGCTACGGCCTGGCCCCGGGCAACCCCGACGGCACCTATGTGCAGGAGGTGCCCATCACGGGCATCCGCTCGACGGTCACGGCTTCCATTGCGGTGGGCGGCGGGCGCATCGACTGGGAACCCCGGCGCGACTTCGCGGGCGGCTCCGCGCAGCCGCGCGAGCACGTCGCCGTCGGCGCGTCGGAGCTCGTGTTCGTGGGCCACGGCATCGTGGCGCCCGAATACGGGTGGGACGACTACAAGCAGGCCGACGTGCGCGGCAAGACGGTGGTGTACCTGCTGGGCGAACCCGCCTTCCGTCCCGACCGCCGCACCTACTACACCACCCGCGACCACAGGCGGCGCATGGCGCTCGAGCGCGGCGCGGTGGCCTCCATCGCGGTGCACGAGCTGCAGCGCGCGGGCGGCGTGCCTTTCAGTGCCTTCGCCAGCCAGGTGGGCACGGAAAGGCCGGTGCTCATGCCGGCGGCGCAGCAGGAATTGCAGGTGGAGCTGGTCGTTCCCGTCGAACGCGTGCGCGAGCTTTTCGCCCGCGCCGGCCACGACTTCGAGGCGCTGCACGCGGCCGCGCAGCGCAGGGACTTCGCGCCGGTGCGGCTCGGCGCCGCGGTGGACTTCGACGTGCGCTCGACCTTGCGCACCTTCACCTCGCGCAACGTCGTCGCGCGCGTCGAAGGCCGCGACCCGCGGCTCAAGGGCGACGTGGTGATCTACACGGCGCATTGGGACCACCTGGGCGCCGCTGCGGCCGGCGGCATCTACCACGGCGCGCTGGACAACGCGTCCGGCACCGCGGCGATCCTGGAGATCGCGCGGGTCTTCGCGGCCTTGCCGCAGGCGCCGCCGCGCACCGTGCTCTTCATCGCGACGACGGCCGAGGAGTCGGGCCTGCTCGGTGCGAAGCACTACGTGGCCCACCCGTTCTTCCCGCTGGCGCGCACGGTGGCGGCCCTCAACCTGGACATCCTGAACGTGTGGGGACGCACCGAGGACTTCCAGGTGCCGGGCCTGGGCGACTCGGAGATCGACGACGCGCTGCACCTCGCCGCCGCGCTGCGCGGCCTGCGGGTCGTCGCCGACCGCACGCCGGAAGCCTTGTCGTACTACCGCGTCGATGCGTTCGAGTTCGCGCGCGCGGGCGTGCCCGTGGCGCACATCCGCACCGGCTACGACTTCATCGGCAAGCCGGCCGACCACCGGCAGCAAACCGTGGGCGCGTACGTCGCGAAGGACTACCACCAGGTGAGCGACACCGTCCGCGCCGACTGGGACATGGTCGGGGCCGCGGAGCACGCCGAGTTCGGCTTCGCCGTGGGCTGGCGGCTGGCGCAGGGCGGCCCCCTGCCGCAGTGGCGGCCGGGCGCCGAATTCCGGCGCCGTTGA
- the mutS gene encoding DNA mismatch repair protein MutS has translation MKATDLAAPPQPQHTPVMAQYLRVKAEHPDTLVFYRMGDFYELFYSDAEKAARLLDITLTKRGSSGGEPVVMAGVPFHSVEGYLARLIKQGESVAICEQVGDVATSKGPVERKVVRVVTPGTLTDTELMNDKAEAMLLAVHQGSRHKLGLAWLSVTQGALQLAECAGDELESWIARIGPSEVLYSADATPTFEQRLKTAKSNGGFSLAQRPAWSFDEGLGLRKLLEQLNSATLTAWRADEMFCAHAAAAALLSYAEHTQGRALSHVQSLQVQRDDELIDLPVTTRRNLELVQTLRGEDSPTLFSLLDTCMTGMGSRALKCWLLEPRRERSQATQRHDAIDVLREGLWQVLRNDLKGCSDVERITARIALRQVRPRELVGLRYSLEKATALAHRLEARDGLLAEIRAHLTPPAGCEELLKRTLMEEPAAMVRDGGVIATGHDGELDELRAIADNCDGFLLDLEGRERARTGIANLRVQFNKVHGFYIEVTQGQLDKVPADYRRRQTLKNAERFITPELKAFEDKALSAQDRALAREKFLYEQLLDELQAHVPALGRLARAISSLDALATLAERSLTLNWCRPQFMKEPGIEIDKGRHPVVEARLAETGAGAFIPNDTRLGPKQRMQVITGPNMGGKSTYMRQVAIVCLLASMGSFVPAASCRLGPMDAIHTRIGAADDLANAQSTFMLEMTEAAQILHSATAQSLVLMDEIGRGTSTFDGLALASGIAAHLHDKTQAFTLFATHYFELTEFPAKHHAAVNVHVSAVESGADIVFLHEIQPGPASRSYGIQVARLAGMPTGVVNHARHALSALEKHQEQSREQVDLFAPPPAAQAPAPSAVEAALGALDPDALSPREALDALYALKKKLGDTKP, from the coding sequence ATGAAAGCCACCGACCTCGCGGCGCCCCCGCAGCCGCAGCACACGCCCGTCATGGCGCAGTACCTGCGGGTGAAGGCGGAGCATCCCGACACGCTCGTCTTCTACCGGATGGGCGATTTCTACGAGCTGTTCTACAGCGACGCCGAAAAGGCCGCGCGCCTGCTGGACATCACGCTGACCAAGCGCGGCTCGTCGGGCGGCGAGCCGGTGGTGATGGCCGGCGTGCCGTTTCATTCCGTCGAGGGTTACCTCGCGCGCCTGATCAAGCAGGGAGAATCGGTCGCGATCTGCGAACAGGTCGGCGACGTCGCCACCAGCAAGGGCCCGGTCGAACGCAAGGTGGTGCGCGTCGTCACGCCCGGCACGCTCACCGACACCGAGCTGATGAACGACAAGGCCGAGGCGATGCTGCTGGCCGTCCACCAGGGCTCGCGCCACAAGCTGGGCCTGGCGTGGCTCAGCGTGACGCAAGGCGCGCTGCAACTGGCCGAGTGCGCGGGCGACGAGCTGGAATCGTGGATCGCCCGCATCGGGCCGAGCGAAGTCCTCTACAGCGCCGATGCAACGCCCACGTTCGAGCAGCGGCTGAAGACCGCTAAGTCGAACGGCGGCTTCTCCCTGGCCCAGCGCCCCGCGTGGAGCTTCGACGAGGGCCTGGGCCTGCGCAAGCTGCTGGAGCAGCTCAATAGCGCGACCCTCACCGCGTGGCGCGCCGACGAGATGTTCTGCGCGCACGCCGCCGCGGCCGCCCTGCTCTCGTACGCCGAGCACACGCAGGGACGCGCGCTCTCGCACGTGCAAAGCCTGCAGGTGCAGCGCGACGACGAGCTCATCGACCTGCCCGTCACCACGCGCCGCAACCTGGAGCTCGTGCAGACCCTGCGCGGCGAGGATTCGCCCACGCTGTTCTCGCTGCTCGACACCTGCATGACCGGCATGGGCAGCCGCGCCCTCAAGTGCTGGCTGCTCGAGCCGCGCCGCGAGCGCTCGCAAGCCACGCAGCGGCACGACGCGATCGACGTGCTGCGCGAAGGCCTGTGGCAGGTGCTGCGCAACGACCTGAAGGGCTGCAGCGATGTCGAGCGCATCACCGCACGCATTGCCCTGCGCCAGGTGCGCCCGCGCGAACTCGTCGGCCTGCGCTACTCGCTGGAGAAGGCCACGGCCCTGGCCCACCGGTTGGAGGCACGCGACGGCCTGCTGGCCGAGATCCGCGCGCACCTCACGCCGCCCGCGGGCTGCGAGGAGTTGCTCAAGCGCACGCTGATGGAAGAACCCGCGGCGATGGTGCGCGACGGCGGCGTCATCGCCACCGGCCACGACGGCGAGCTCGACGAGCTGCGCGCCATCGCGGACAACTGCGACGGCTTCCTGCTGGACCTGGAGGGCCGCGAGCGTGCGCGCACGGGTATCGCCAACCTGCGCGTGCAGTTCAACAAGGTGCACGGCTTCTACATCGAGGTCACGCAGGGCCAGCTGGACAAGGTGCCGGCGGACTACCGCCGCCGCCAGACGCTCAAGAACGCCGAGCGCTTCATTACGCCGGAGCTCAAGGCCTTCGAGGACAAGGCGCTGTCGGCGCAGGACCGCGCGCTGGCCCGCGAGAAATTCCTGTACGAGCAGCTGCTCGACGAGCTGCAGGCCCACGTGCCGGCGCTGGGCCGCCTCGCCCGCGCCATCTCCTCGCTCGATGCGCTTGCGACGCTGGCCGAACGCTCCCTGACCTTGAACTGGTGCCGCCCGCAGTTCATGAAGGAGCCCGGCATCGAGATCGACAAGGGCCGCCACCCGGTGGTCGAAGCGCGCCTGGCCGAAACCGGCGCCGGCGCCTTCATCCCCAACGACACGCGCCTGGGCCCGAAACAGCGCATGCAGGTCATCACGGGCCCCAACATGGGCGGCAAGTCCACGTACATGCGCCAGGTGGCGATCGTTTGCCTGCTGGCCTCCATGGGTTCGTTCGTGCCGGCGGCGAGCTGCCGCCTGGGGCCCATGGACGCGATCCACACGCGCATCGGCGCCGCCGACGACCTGGCCAATGCGCAGTCGACCTTCATGCTGGAGATGACCGAGGCCGCGCAGATCCTGCATTCGGCCACGGCGCAATCGCTGGTGCTGATGGACGAGATCGGCCGCGGCACCTCCACCTTCGATGGCCTGGCTCTTGCATCGGGCATCGCGGCGCACCTGCACGACAAGACCCAGGCCTTCACCTTGTTCGCGACGCACTATTTCGAGCTGACGGAGTTCCCGGCCAAGCACCACGCCGCCGTGAACGTGCACGTGAGCGCCGTCGAATCGGGCGCGGACATCGTGTTCCTGCACGAGATCCAGCCGGGCCCGGCCAGCCGCAGCTACGGCATCCAGGTGGCGCGCCTGGCCGGCATGCCCACGGGCGTGGTCAACCACGCGCGCCACGCGCTGTCGGCATTGGAGAAACACCAGGAACAAAGCCGCGAGCAGGTAGACTTGTTCGCGCCGCCTCCCGCCGCGCAGGCGCCGGCGCCCAGCGCCGTGGAAGCGGCCCTGGGCGCGCTCGATCCCGACGCGCTCAGCCCGCGCGAGGCGCTGGATGCGCTCTATGCGCTGAAGAAGAAGCTAGGAGACACGAAACCATGA